The nucleotide window AGAAAAAATGACGAACATATAATTACTGCATCAACTAAAGTACAGGCAACACTAAAACTATTTCGAGAAAAACTTACATTACGTAAACTAAATCAATTAGAATCGGTAATTACAGAATGTTTTTTATACTTGCTGCATAAGTCAGATTTAGTTCATCGCGTTGCAATCGATTTGGATACTTTTAGTCTTTCACTTTATGATTTTCAAGGGCAATTAGTACCAAAACATCGCCTTTCCGCAGGAGAAAAGCAATTACTTGCGATCGCCTTATTATGGGGACTCGCACGAGTTTCAAGGCGTAACCTCCCTATTGCTATTGATACACCACTAGGGCGGCTTGATTCTTCGCACCGCAATAACTTAGTCGAACGCTACTTTCCTTCAGCTAGTCACCAAGTTATGCTATTTTCCACAGACACTGAAATTGGTAAAAATGAAGTTGAACAACTCCGCAGTAACAATGCGATCGCCCGCGAATATCTTCTAAAGTACGATCCAGTAAAACGCTGTACCACAATCGAGCCAGGTTATTTTTGGTAACTAGTGATGAGTGACTAGTGGTGAGTAGCTAGTGAGAGTGTGGGAGAGTAGGAGTGTGGAAGTGTGGGAGTAGAGGTAATAGAGTTTTGAGTTTTGTTAGCGTAGCGGTGCGTTAGCACGTTTTGAATTATGAGTTATGAGAAGACTTTGATGGCATTCTTAACTCAACACTCAACATTCTTAATGAGTAACTCTCTTAGTCTCCCTACTACCCGCCTACCCAACTACCCAATCACTCCTCGTATGGAACCACCACTTGAGCGCATTCATCTATCACAAACTGCAAAAGAGCAGTTAATCAAACTCAAACGAACTACTAAGATAGACCAATGGAATATCTTGTGTCGCTGGGCATTTTGTCGATCGCTTGCGGAACCTACAAATCCCTCCCCTGTTCCAATTCCTGCTGATAGTAACGTAGAAATGACGTGGCGCGTGTTTGGTGGAGAACTATCAGATGTGCTGGCGATCGCATTAAAACAGCGCTGCTATAACGATGGTTTGGGTACTGACAAAGAAACGCTAGCAACACAGTTTCGCCTCCACTTACATCGCGGGATTGCTTATCTTGCTGGCGATCCGAATATTAAGAAGATTGAGGATTTAATTAAATTAGCGATCAAAAATTAAAATTGGTAACTGGTAATCGGTAATAACTAATTGCTATTTGTCTTGAGTCTTACTGAATAATTAAGATTAACAATACTAAAGCCAATTATGACAGAAGCTCTAGAAATTGAACGTCATAGAGCCGCGATCGCGCGTACTGATTTATCACGTCCGGTGCGATTAGCCATAGAATGGGCAATCATAAACAACGATACCACGATCTTTGACTACGGTTGCGGCTATGGTGGTGATGTCGAACGCTTAGCGGCGCGGAATTACACCTGTGCAGGCTGGGACCCTTACTACCGTCCTAATACGCCGCATACTTCGGCAGATATTGTTAATTTGGGCTATGTTCTCAACGTCATTGAAGATCCCGAAGAACGCCGCGCAGCGCTGTGTCAAGCTTGGAACTTGACACAAAAAGTTTTAATTGTCGCTGCCCAAGTTTTGATTCATGACCGCAGCAATGCCAAAATAGCTTATGGCGATGGGATTGTAACTCGACGCAATACGTTTCAGAAATATTACGAGCAAGAAGAATTAAAATTATACATTGATGAAGTCTTGCAAGTTGATGCTGTCCCTGTCGCATTAGGAATTTACTTCGTCTTTCGCGATGAAACTGAAAAAGAAAGCTTTCGGGCTTTGCGTTTTCGTTCGCGGAGTTTAACACCGCGCGTCCGTACTCCAAGTAAACGCTTTGAAGATTATCAAGAACTCCTAACGCCACTGATTGATTTTGTTACCGAACGGGGTAGATTACCTGTTAAGGGTGAACTAGCGGAAACTTCGCGTCTTGGCGGTTCCCGTCACGATGCGAAAGTTTCCAAGACAGGTGCGCAAACCGAAATTCTACTCGAATTTGGGACTTTTCGCCGTGCCTATAATGTGATTTTGCAAGCGACTGATGAAGCTGAGTGGGATGCGATCGCCTATCGTCGTTCGTTGGATATTTTGGTGTATCTTGCCTTAACGCAGTTTGGTAAACGTCCTAGCTTCAATCAACTCGCCTCAGAACTCCGTCAAGATATCAAAGCCTTTTTCGGTACGTATCAAGAAGCTTGCCAAGTTGCCGATAAAATGCTGTTTAGCTTAGGAAAACCTGGTGTTGTTGCCCAAACCTGCAAACAAAGTAAAATTGGCAAACACTTACCAACAGCGCTGTACGTCCATGTTTCGGCGTTACCCGAACTCGATCCTTTACTGCGTATTTATGAAGGTTGCGCTAGCCGCACGATTGGACGTATGGATAACGCAACATTAGTTAAATTTTACACTGATAAACCTAAAATATCGTATCTTTTTTATCCAAATTTTGACACTGAGGCTCATCCTGCATTACATACAAGTATGCAAATTGACTTACAGAACCTTGGTGTGGTTTATCGCGAATATGACAATGTGGCGAACCCGCCAATTCTGCATCGCAAAGAAACTTTTGTGACACCAAGTTATCCGCTGTACGAACGGTTTGCTAAATTGACACGGCGCGAAGAGAAATTAGGGTTACTCAAGAATACGCGCACCATTGGAACGCGCGACGGTTGGCAAAAATGGTTAGAGGAAAACGGTGTGGAGATTAAAGGCGATCGCATCGTTTCTAAATGATGTATGGAGTTTACTCGTTAACAGCTAAAACGCTAATCACTCCTCAAATCGTTCGACTTGTAGGGTAAACCCTGGTAGCACATCTTCACCCGACAGTTGCGTAGGCAGCGATCGCGTTTCTTTAACTTGTCCTAATCGATAAATTTCTACTTGTTGATCTTGGGGATTAAATAGCCAACCTAGGCGTACACCGCTATCAAGGTATTCTTGCATCTTAGCCTGAAGCATTTCCAGTGAATCTGTTGGAGAACGCAATTCTAATACAAAATCTGGTGCAATTGGCGGAAATTTTTGCCGTTGTTGTGGCGTGAGTGCTTGCCAGCGAGACAACTCGATCCATGCTGCGTCAGGAGAGCGATCGCCGCCACTAGGTAGCTTAAAAATTGTTGAAGAACTAAAAACTTTTCCAAGTTGCGTTTGACGATTCCAAATTGCCAAATCAGTACCAAGTTCGAGTTCGCGGTTGCCACTGTTGCCGCCCACAGGTGGCATGATAATTAAACCTCCATCGGCATTGCGTTCGACTCGAATCTCTGGATTCGAGATGCATAATTGATAAAACTGTTCATCAGTCAAATGAACTGATTGCAGGTTCAGAGTAAGAGGCAGAGTGAGCATAGAAGTCATCTTGCTGATCTGCAACTATTTGCGGTAAAGTCGTGTATTTGAATTTAGCATATCGCGTCTGTACTTGAGATTAAGGACTTTTTGTGCAGAGAAGCAATTTCATTCCAAATAGTGAAATTAGTTAAACTACTTGCGATAACATTTGTTCTCAATCCAAAATCCGAAGTTTATAGAAGGTGGAAAGAGTGGCTTATCGATCGCTGCTGCAAGTCTTTCAAAGCCGCAAGATGGTGGCTTTACTGTTACTGGGGGTTTCATCGGGTTTGCCGTTGTTACTCACAAGTAAAACACTGCAAGCTTGGATGACTGTCGAAGGAGTCGATTTAACATCGATTGGGTTGTTTAGTTTAGTAACTTTACCGTATTCTCTCAAATTTCTCTGGGCACCCATATTAGATCGCTTTGCCTTACCTTTTCTAGGGCGACGGCGCGGATGGTTAATTGTATTGCAAATTGGATTGATTTTAGCGATCGCATTTATGGGGTTTCAACAACCCGCACAAGCATTACAACTACTAGCAATCAATGCCTTATTTGTGGCTTTTTTTAGTGCAACGCAAGATATTGCTGGTGATGCTTACCGCGCAGATGTGCTAGCAGAAAAAGAAATGGGTGCGGGTGCAGCGGTTTTTGTTCTCGGTTATCGCGTTGCGTTACTCATTACAGGTTCTTTAGCCCTCATTTTGGCAGATCGTATTTCATGGACGAGTGTTTACCTGATCATGGCATCAGTGATGATTATCGGTCTCATTGGTACCTTGATTGCACCTGAACCACAAGGACATGTTCAACTACCTGCCTCATTATCTGATGCTGTACTATTACCTTTTGGTGAATTTTTTCAACGTTTAGGCACACTGACAGGATTCTTTATCTTGTGTTTCATTGTTCTGTATAAATTCGGTGATGCTTTAGTCAACAATATGTCTACACCCTTTTTATTACAAATAGGGTTCACGCAAACTGACATTGGTGCGATTCAAGGAGGGATGGGGTTAATTGCCACAATTGTTGGAGCACTTGCAGGAGGTGCAATTTTAAGTAAAATCGGCATTAATCGCTCATTGTGGGTTTTTGGGGGCTTGCAAGCTATTAGTAACCTGGCGTATTTGATGCAAGCGCAACTAGGAAGAAATTATCCATTTATGGTGCTAACGATTAATATTGAGAACTTTTGTGCAGGCTTAGGTACTGCTGCTTTTGTTGCTTTCTTGATGAGTCTGTGTAACCAAAGATTCTCAGCAACGCAATATGCATTGCTCTCTAGCCTAATGGCTGTCAGTCGTGATATTCTCGTTGCTCCCGCTGGTGCCTTAGCACAAGCAACCGGATGGTCTTTCTTCTTTATGATTAGTATTGTTGCTGCCATACCAGGATTGTTACTACTTCCCGTCTTTGCACCGTGGAACCCAAAACCTATAGCTATACCTAAACCAGGCGCAGGAGACTAACTCAATAATTCAGTTGTAGGATGGAAGAAGAAACATATAATGACTAACTGCGACAAAAGTCACCACTACGCGGAGTTACGAATTATAAATAGGGTTAACTCAATTTGAAATATGAAGATCTTACGTGAATATATTGCTCCAGTCATTGCAGTAATAGGATTTTTGATTGCCCTTGCCGCAGTTAGCGCCCGTATTTTTTTACCCAGCGACATGGCTGCACCTGCACCAATTGAGGAACCGACAGCGATACCTAAACAAGCACAGTTATTGACAATTGATAGTACAGTCGCCCAAAATCCCCTGCAACACATCCCAACTTCCAGTGTCTGAACTTATACCTGGATATACAATTCGTACTGGCGGTGTCGATCGGGCGTTGTTACTAAAATTCATGCAACGTACCTACAAGGAACTTTTTCCCGAACAGGATTTCTCACACCTAGCCCGCACTGTTGAACAATACTACTCAAAAGAAACCCCCTTATGGTGGGTAGATTTGGCAAATCAACAAGAAAATTACCCCTCACCCCTCACTCCTCGCCCCTCGCCCCTCACAGTGGCGTGTCTTTGGGCGGGAAATGCTATCGATCAAGTTCAAGGCGATCGCTATACGCACATTTTTCTGCTTTACGTCGAACCTGAACATCGACGCAGAGGAATTGCTACTGCTTTGATGCACTATGCTGAAAACTGGGCAAAAAAAAGAGGCGATCGCCAAATTGGTTTACAAGTCTTTCAAAACAACCAATCAGCATTGAATCTTTACAACCAGATAGGCTACCAATCTACATCAATTTGGATGGTTAAAACGCTTGCTCCTTGAATATTCATAGCCGCGTAAAATAAGTAAGGCGGTTTTCACTGCAATTCGTAATCTTTCGGATTGATCAAGGATGAGTCAGAGCACTTAGTCATAAGTAGCACTTTTCTACTGACGATTAAGGCTATTGGCTTTGGTTCAATTGCTAAATGCTAACTGCTAAGAGCTAACAGCTTTTTGATTACCGTTTACCATCAGTAAGAAACCCTGCGCTTAACAACTATACACACTAAATACCCTGTTAGATTGGCGGTAGGATACGATACTGTATCAGTATGTACGATGAAGATGACATAAACAGTGTGCTCGACCAGGAGATTGAGCTAGATAGTCCTTTAGACCATCTAGAATCCTTTACTGCTGAGTCAGAGACGCCAACACCTGATCCAGAAGCAATGCTGGCGCTATTAGATCATCCGCAAACACAGCAACGGATGTTAGCGGCGCGTGCTTTTTCAGATATAGAAGATCGCCGCGCTATTCCGCATTTGATTCGCTTACTGCAAGATCCTTGCCCGTTGGTGCGAGTCAGTGCAGCCTATGGTATTGGGCGTAACCCCAGCCCTGATGCTGTTGAACCACTCATTGCCCAACTCAACCGCGATTGGAATGGTTATGTGCGTAAAGGTGTTGTTTGGGCTTTGGGAAATTGCCGCGATCGCCGTACTTTAGTACCTCTTGCGGATGCTTTACGAACGGATATTTCTGCGGTTAGGCTGTGGGCAGCAAGTGCTTTAGCCCAAATGCCACAAGTAGGTTACGATGCTGTTGTTGGCGCAATGCCGCCTTTAATTGAGGCACTGGTACAAGATCCTGTAGCTGCTGTTCGCAGTAATTGTGCATGGGCGATCGGACAACTCTGCCGTGAATTGCCTTCTAATGTTGTCTATGCAACCGCAGTTGATGCTTTGATTCAAGCTTTTGCTGAAGACGAAGATTTAGGAGTGCGGGAAGACGCTAAAGCTTCTTTATTAGGAGTGGGCGATCCGCGCGGACTACAACTCATTGAAACACTAGAACAAGAGGGATGGTTTTAATGAGGGGCAAAGCACTACTTTGCCATGTACTAATTAGACTAAGTGAAATTCTTGTAGTGCGGGAATAAAGTTTTTGTTTTCGTGACTAGGGCGACTAAGTTTAATTAGGGCAAAACGCTGCAAAGGAGTTAGCGATCGCCATTGTTGCAATGTAATTGTTACACCAATTTCTTGGGCTTTTAGTTGTAAGTCGCTAGGTATCGCTGTATCGTTTAACCATGCTGGATGCGATTCTATGGGAAGTTCCCCTGCGGTAACACCTGTATGCTGCTTGACTAACTGCTGTAAAAACTCTCGGTAAGCAGCTATTTCTTCATTGCTACAAGGTTTTTCGACTAGCGCTTGACGTTCAGCCGCACTAAATTGAGTCCAATGTGATAACTTTAATTTCACACCACACGTATCTAATTTGTAGCGTACTTGCATCGGAATACATCGCAAACTCTCGACAAAATCAGCCTCAAATTGAAAAAAATCATTCACAGTCATTGATTAATTAAAGTTGGATTAATTGCAGCTATGAAGATCTCGCTTTTATACTAAGCTATAAGCTATCTTTTTACTGTGATATTGTAAATAAAGTTTATTCTAACCCAATTACCTATTACCTATTACCATGCTACCGTATATCATGGCTGACCTAAAATTTCTCTAAACCTAGTTAATGTGGTAGCCGAGGTTTGGCATTACGGATGATCCAATAGCTAATTGATAAACCTAAAATAGCGAGCGCCAGACCAATTAAATCAATTCCTCCAGTTTTTTGGAGGTCAAGAATAATAAATTTTCTAGCAACAGCGATTAATGAAGTGACAATCACTAATTCAACTTGAATAACGTGCTTTCGCAAGTATGCTGTAATATTTTCTAAAAGTTCTAAAGCAATTAAAATATTTAAAAACAAACCAAATACTTCAAACAAAGTTTTTGTGAAAAAGCCTACAGGTGCCCTAAAAATATCTTGAATCAAAATCACAAACAGATCGTAAACAGCAACAAGAATAACAATTACCATTAATATAGATAGCAACTTAGATACTAGTGTTTCAATACCACTAATTACTTGCAAGAAGTTGCTGTCGCTTAATCCTACTGTGATGCGCCGTGAGAACTTTCTTAACCAAGACATCTTGAGAGAACAGATAAAAGCATATGCACAGAGAATACTTGATTAGGAGACCTAAAACAATACTGTGCCAATTACTCTACAGCAGTGATGTCTAAGTAGCGCGATCGCTGTGTTTGAATTAATGATAACTCTGTTGTTAACAGAAAACTCACAAAACTCGCAATGACAATCACAGGTAACATTGCGGTATCAGATAACACGCTAAGAATCACACTCGTACTAATTGGTGTTTTAGTCACTGCAACATTTACAGCAGCCATCAGACAAACCATACCAATCGTTGGGTGAATCTGGGGAAATGCTAGAGCGATCGCCAATCCAATTGCTGCACCAATATAAAACAAAGGAAAAATAAACCCGCCGCGAAAACCAGAATGAATAGTACAACTGATTGCTAACATTTTCGCTGCGGCGATCGCCAGTAACATTGTTACGCCAAAAGTTGCCCCTGTTTCAACAATTGTTTCTATTTCTTTTTCACCAAAAAACAGTGTTTGGGGCAAAAAATAAGCAATTATCCCAATTGACAAACCACCCAAAGTAGCAAGGAGAATTCTACGATGCGCGATATACTCACTCAAATGACCGATAACACGAAATAGCAAAACGAATATAAAAGCAATAAAAGCACCAATTCCACCAAGTAATGCACCTTCAGCCAAATTTATTAATGAAAGTTTGGGAATTGCTGTAAAGTGATATATACCACCGATTGTTAACCCAGTATTGAGGCGAAAAACACAAAAGCTCAAAATTGCCGAAAGTACCGCCGGAATCAGTGCTTCATAATATTCTAAACCGCGACGATGGGGAATTTCTAACGCAAATAATGCTCCCCCCAAAGGCGCACCAAAAAAAGCACCTAATGCTGCACTCATTCCACAAAAAGTCATGACGCGAATACTTCTCGCTGTTAGTTTGAGTTTTTGTCCTAGCCAACCGCCAAAGCTACCATTAACTTGAACCAAAGGTGCTTCAGGACCTGCACTACCACCAAATGCGATAGAAAATAAAGAGGCAATAATCATCGCTGGTGTTTGATGAATTGTAATGTGTCCTGGATCGTGTACTTTGTCAACAACAAATGCCACTTCACCAGGAAGTCCCATAAAGTACAAAGTCAAACCAACAAGCAAGCCACCAACAGTAGTCGCAATCCAAACATAGTTCTTGGCTAAAAACTCACTAGCAAAGTTTGATTTCAGAAATTCGGGAATACTTTGCCAGACAACATCTATACTGACTTCTAACGTATAGTAATAGACTGTTGCTACTAACCCACCAGCAATACCGATAATAGCTGCAAGCAAAATAAGTTGCTGATAACTAAGTTCATCATGGCTACGGCTTGCTGTATCAGAATTATTTGCGATCGCACTTTGGCTAGAAGCAGATGATGACATAAAATACTTTAAATATAAAACTCAATATTCATGCTCTCAGACAAAAGCTTGAGCATCGGGTACAAAATTTTTATTCTTTTTTATAAACCTATTTGGTATCCAGTAGAATTTTTGTAGATATTGTTACCAAAAACGATCGCCTTAAATTTTTTTGCAGT belongs to Gloeocapsopsis sp. IPPAS B-1203 and includes:
- the dndE gene encoding DNA sulfur modification protein DndE; amino-acid sequence: MEPPLERIHLSQTAKEQLIKLKRTTKIDQWNILCRWAFCRSLAEPTNPSPVPIPADSNVEMTWRVFGGELSDVLAIALKQRCYNDGLGTDKETLATQFRLHLHRGIAYLAGDPNIKKIEDLIKLAIKN
- a CDS encoding DNA phosphorothioation-associated putative methyltransferase produces the protein MTEALEIERHRAAIARTDLSRPVRLAIEWAIINNDTTIFDYGCGYGGDVERLAARNYTCAGWDPYYRPNTPHTSADIVNLGYVLNVIEDPEERRAALCQAWNLTQKVLIVAAQVLIHDRSNAKIAYGDGIVTRRNTFQKYYEQEELKLYIDEVLQVDAVPVALGIYFVFRDETEKESFRALRFRSRSLTPRVRTPSKRFEDYQELLTPLIDFVTERGRLPVKGELAETSRLGGSRHDAKVSKTGAQTEILLEFGTFRRAYNVILQATDEAEWDAIAYRRSLDILVYLALTQFGKRPSFNQLASELRQDIKAFFGTYQEACQVADKMLFSLGKPGVVAQTCKQSKIGKHLPTALYVHVSALPELDPLLRIYEGCASRTIGRMDNATLVKFYTDKPKISYLFYPNFDTEAHPALHTSMQIDLQNLGVVYREYDNVANPPILHRKETFVTPSYPLYERFAKLTRREEKLGLLKNTRTIGTRDGWQKWLEENGVEIKGDRIVSK
- a CDS encoding Uma2 family endonuclease, encoding MTSMLTLPLTLNLQSVHLTDEQFYQLCISNPEIRVERNADGGLIIMPPVGGNSGNRELELGTDLAIWNRQTQLGKVFSSSTIFKLPSGGDRSPDAAWIELSRWQALTPQQRQKFPPIAPDFVLELRSPTDSLEMLQAKMQEYLDSGVRLGWLFNPQDQQVEIYRLGQVKETRSLPTQLSGEDVLPGFTLQVERFEE
- a CDS encoding AmpG family muropeptide MFS transporter, with the translated sequence MVALLLLGVSSGLPLLLTSKTLQAWMTVEGVDLTSIGLFSLVTLPYSLKFLWAPILDRFALPFLGRRRGWLIVLQIGLILAIAFMGFQQPAQALQLLAINALFVAFFSATQDIAGDAYRADVLAEKEMGAGAAVFVLGYRVALLITGSLALILADRISWTSVYLIMASVMIIGLIGTLIAPEPQGHVQLPASLSDAVLLPFGEFFQRLGTLTGFFILCFIVLYKFGDALVNNMSTPFLLQIGFTQTDIGAIQGGMGLIATIVGALAGGAILSKIGINRSLWVFGGLQAISNLAYLMQAQLGRNYPFMVLTINIENFCAGLGTAAFVAFLMSLCNQRFSATQYALLSSLMAVSRDILVAPAGALAQATGWSFFFMISIVAAIPGLLLLPVFAPWNPKPIAIPKPGAGD
- a CDS encoding GNAT family N-acetyltransferase: MSELIPGYTIRTGGVDRALLLKFMQRTYKELFPEQDFSHLARTVEQYYSKETPLWWVDLANQQENYPSPLTPRPSPLTVACLWAGNAIDQVQGDRYTHIFLLYVEPEHRRRGIATALMHYAENWAKKRGDRQIGLQVFQNNQSALNLYNQIGYQSTSIWMVKTLAP
- a CDS encoding HEAT repeat domain-containing protein, whose translation is MYDEDDINSVLDQEIELDSPLDHLESFTAESETPTPDPEAMLALLDHPQTQQRMLAARAFSDIEDRRAIPHLIRLLQDPCPLVRVSAAYGIGRNPSPDAVEPLIAQLNRDWNGYVRKGVVWALGNCRDRRTLVPLADALRTDISAVRLWAASALAQMPQVGYDAVVGAMPPLIEALVQDPVAAVRSNCAWAIGQLCRELPSNVVYATAVDALIQAFAEDEDLGVREDAKASLLGVGDPRGLQLIETLEQEGWF
- a CDS encoding nitrate reductase associated protein, translating into MNDFFQFEADFVESLRCIPMQVRYKLDTCGVKLKLSHWTQFSAAERQALVEKPCSNEEIAAYREFLQQLVKQHTGVTAGELPIESHPAWLNDTAIPSDLQLKAQEIGVTITLQQWRSLTPLQRFALIKLSRPSHENKNFIPALQEFHLV
- a CDS encoding phosphate-starvation-inducible PsiE family protein encodes the protein MSWLRKFSRRITVGLSDSNFLQVISGIETLVSKLLSILMVIVILVAVYDLFVILIQDIFRAPVGFFTKTLFEVFGLFLNILIALELLENITAYLRKHVIQVELVIVTSLIAVARKFIILDLQKTGGIDLIGLALAILGLSISYWIIRNAKPRLPH
- a CDS encoding chloride channel protein; this translates as MSSSASSQSAIANNSDTASRSHDELSYQQLILLAAIIGIAGGLVATVYYYTLEVSIDVVWQSIPEFLKSNFASEFLAKNYVWIATTVGGLLVGLTLYFMGLPGEVAFVVDKVHDPGHITIHQTPAMIIASLFSIAFGGSAGPEAPLVQVNGSFGGWLGQKLKLTARSIRVMTFCGMSAALGAFFGAPLGGALFALEIPHRRGLEYYEALIPAVLSAILSFCVFRLNTGLTIGGIYHFTAIPKLSLINLAEGALLGGIGAFIAFIFVLLFRVIGHLSEYIAHRRILLATLGGLSIGIIAYFLPQTLFFGEKEIETIVETGATFGVTMLLAIAAAKMLAISCTIHSGFRGGFIFPLFYIGAAIGLAIALAFPQIHPTIGMVCLMAAVNVAVTKTPISTSVILSVLSDTAMLPVIVIASFVSFLLTTELSLIQTQRSRYLDITAVE